A genomic segment from Nicotiana tabacum cultivar K326 chromosome 9, ASM71507v2, whole genome shotgun sequence encodes:
- the LOC142161802 gene encoding nectarin-1-like, with the protein MAAFGINKIFQSMVTTMLFLLAISIGRYCFAADEDMLQDVCVADLNSMVKVNGFPCKKNFTAADFSSLAISKPGATNNTFGSVVTAANVEKVPGLNTLGVSLSRIDYAPGGINPPHTHPRASEMVFVLEGELKVGFITTANVLVSKQITKGEVFVFPRGLVHFQKNNGKVPAAVISAFNSQFPGTQSIAATLFAASPTVPDDILAQTFQINTEDVQQIKSKFAPAKKF; encoded by the exons ATGGCTGCCTTTGGAATTAATAAGATATTTCAAAGTATGGTGACAACGATGTTGTTTTTGTTAGCCATTAGCATAGGCAGATATTGTTTTGCAGCAGATGAGGACATGCTCCAAGATGTTTGTGTTGCTGATCTCAACTCAA TGGTGAAGGTGAACGGATTCCCTTGCAAGAAGAATTTCACGGCGGCAGATTTCTCGTCGTTGGCCATTTCAAAGCCTGGAGCCACAAACAACACATTTGGTTCGGTAGTAACAGCCGCAAATGTTGAGAAAGTTCCTGGGCTTAACACACTTGGTGTATCCCTCTCTCGAATTGACTATGCCCCTGGTGGTATTAACCCACCCCACACCCACCCACGTGCCTCTGAAATGGTCTTTGTTTTGGAAGGTGAATTGAAAGTTGGCTTCATTACTACTGCCAATGTACTCGTCTCAAAGCAAATTACAAAGGGCGAAGTTTTTGTTTTTCCTAGAGGACTTGTCCATTTTCAGAAGAATAATGGCAAAGTTCCAGCAGCTGTTATTTCTGCTTTCAATAGCCAGTTTCCTGGGACTCAGTCAATAGCAGCCACTTTGTTTGCTGCTTCACCAACTGTGCCAGATGATATCTTGGCTCAGACATTCCAAATTAATACTGAGGATGTTCAGCAGATCAAGTCAAAGTTTGCACCTGCCAAGAAATTTTAG